A stretch of the Pseudoalteromonas phenolica genome encodes the following:
- a CDS encoding RNA polymerase sigma factor, translated as MLIALKTWLHKVSPSRDPLEAYKQTGEDIYIEILINTYSQDLFHFLSGQSDRELAKDICQKTWLTVVEKSHLYRDQQTPKAWLFSIARNALLDEFKKQNRLSSLDEQHHEAVSNEAERDEKNALYVALLTLPFLQREALSLQLEGFSLQEISTITHSEVETIKTRLRYAKQALKQRLGDSHGE; from the coding sequence ATGCTGATAGCATTAAAGACATGGTTACATAAGGTTTCACCCAGCAGAGATCCACTAGAGGCGTATAAACAGACTGGCGAAGATATCTATATAGAGATTTTAATCAATACCTATAGCCAAGACCTGTTTCATTTTTTGAGTGGACAAAGCGATCGTGAACTGGCAAAAGATATTTGCCAAAAAACGTGGCTCACCGTTGTAGAAAAAAGCCATCTATACCGTGATCAGCAAACACCAAAAGCATGGCTATTCTCAATCGCTCGCAATGCTCTACTAGACGAATTTAAGAAACAGAACCGTCTATCTTCACTCGATGAGCAACACCATGAAGCTGTGAGTAACGAAGCTGAAAGGGATGAAAAAAACGCACTCTATGTTGCACTCCTTACTCTGCCTTTTTTGCAAAGAGAAGCGCTCAGTCTGCAATTAGAAGGCTTCAGCTTACAAGAAATCTCAACGATCACACATAGCGAAGTAGAAACCATAAAAACCAGATTACGCTACGCCAAACAAGCTTTAAAACAGCGTTTAGGAGACTCCCATGGCGAATGA
- a CDS encoding energy transducer TonB, whose translation MMTYTMPTPAQTMTKVSASILIGAIVTMAAFAFMDYLITSDERAPQEVKPPIEFEIMQNRPDSDVEVKTRQLPEPPQPKAQPPRTQTSVPTEVTGPQISIGGPVIELDSTPINAQVFAPQDGDATPIVRVDPKYPTDAARDGKEGWVEMAFSIDKAGNVIDAQVINAEPKRIFNREALRALKKWKYRPKMENGQTIVQTGLQVVLEFKLQQ comes from the coding sequence ATGATGACTTACACCATGCCAACTCCAGCTCAAACCATGACGAAAGTATCTGCATCAATTTTAATCGGTGCCATAGTAACCATGGCTGCATTTGCATTTATGGACTATTTGATCACTAGTGACGAACGTGCACCACAAGAGGTAAAACCACCTATAGAGTTTGAAATCATGCAAAACAGACCTGACTCAGACGTAGAAGTTAAAACAAGGCAGTTGCCTGAGCCACCTCAACCTAAAGCACAACCACCTAGAACACAGACATCCGTACCGACGGAAGTAACGGGGCCTCAAATCAGTATTGGCGGTCCAGTCATTGAATTAGATAGCACGCCTATCAACGCACAAGTATTTGCACCTCAAGATGGCGATGCAACTCCCATTGTCAGGGTTGACCCTAAATACCCTACTGATGCTGCTCGTGATGGTAAAGAAGGCTGGGTTGAAATGGCATTTTCAATTGATAAAGCAGGCAATGTAATTGATGCGCAAGTGATTAATGCTGAACCTAAACGAATCTTTAACCGTGAGGCTTTAAGAGCATTAAAGAAATGGAAGTATCGCCCAAAAATGGAAAACGGCCAGACGATAGTGCAAACCGGTTTACAAGTTGTGTTAGAGTTCAAATTACAGCAATAA
- a CDS encoding exo-beta-N-acetylmuramidase NamZ domain-containing protein, which yields MKAKLLLILVLLFSPLLKALEVGAEQVQTYLPLIKGKRVALVVNQSARVKEQHLLDVLLEKQIDVKKVFSPEHGFRGKQDAGAKINDQLDSKTGLPIISLYGKSKKPRLDDLADVDVIIFDIQDVGVRFYTYISTMHYVLEAAAEAGKKVIVLDRPNPNINLIDGPVLEPEFQSFVGMHPIPVLHGMTVGELAKMIVGEGWLSTVTQPELVVVAVSDYDLSKPFGLPIKPSPNLPNSQSIALYPSLCFFEATPVSVGRGTDFPFQVFGHNEVKLGKFQFTPISTPGAALNPKLQDTIAYGQDLRAYKRVGFDLAWFVGAYNAFKSENKVFFKYPKFMDKLAGTDKLRKAMLSGQSLTEIKQSWQPALKHFKLRRQPYLIYER from the coding sequence GTGAAAGCCAAGCTATTATTGATCTTAGTCTTGTTGTTTAGTCCTTTATTAAAAGCACTAGAAGTCGGTGCTGAGCAAGTGCAAACATATTTACCATTAATAAAAGGTAAACGTGTAGCTTTAGTTGTGAATCAATCAGCGCGGGTAAAAGAGCAGCACTTGCTTGACGTGCTATTAGAGAAGCAAATTGACGTTAAGAAAGTATTTTCTCCTGAGCATGGTTTTCGAGGCAAGCAAGATGCAGGTGCAAAAATCAATGACCAATTAGACAGTAAAACCGGGTTGCCGATTATTTCTTTGTATGGCAAATCCAAAAAGCCAAGATTGGATGATTTGGCGGATGTGGATGTCATTATTTTTGATATTCAAGATGTGGGCGTTCGCTTTTACACTTATATCAGCACTATGCATTATGTACTTGAGGCTGCCGCTGAAGCTGGAAAAAAAGTCATCGTGTTAGATAGACCTAACCCTAATATTAACTTAATTGATGGGCCAGTTTTAGAGCCAGAGTTTCAATCATTTGTTGGTATGCACCCAATCCCAGTATTGCATGGCATGACAGTTGGAGAGCTGGCAAAAATGATAGTGGGAGAGGGGTGGTTAAGCACCGTAACTCAACCTGAATTAGTTGTTGTCGCAGTATCAGATTACGACTTATCAAAACCGTTTGGATTGCCGATTAAGCCGAGCCCAAACTTGCCTAATAGTCAATCAATTGCGCTCTACCCTTCATTGTGCTTTTTTGAGGCAACGCCGGTGTCTGTTGGTCGTGGCACCGATTTTCCATTTCAGGTCTTTGGGCACAATGAAGTTAAGTTGGGCAAGTTTCAATTTACGCCCATCTCGACGCCTGGTGCTGCGCTAAATCCAAAACTGCAAGATACAATCGCTTATGGTCAAGACTTAAGAGCTTATAAAAGAGTAGGGTTTGACTTAGCTTGGTTTGTAGGCGCTTACAACGCATTTAAGTCTGAAAATAAGGTGTTTTTTAAATATCCAAAGTTTATGGATAAGCTGGCTGGCACTGATAAATTAAGAAAAGCGATGCTTTCCGGACAGTCTTTAACTGAGATCAAACAAAGTTGGCAGCCTGCGCTCAAGCACTTTAAACTGCGACGCCAACCTTATTTGATCTATGAACGCTAG
- a CDS encoding regulatory protein RecX encodes MDEQTKQKLKNYVLWLLGRQEYSKKELAQKLRMKDASEDYIEQLLSWCESLGYIDEKRYCESFLRRQINKGLGQKRVLAEATNKGVDRAQLMTLIEEQEIDWFELALETYQRKYGLGDKQLDYKEKAKRVRYMMYRGFGYEEINFAMQATIGD; translated from the coding sequence ATGGATGAGCAAACAAAGCAAAAGCTAAAAAACTACGTGTTGTGGCTGTTAGGCCGTCAAGAGTACTCAAAAAAAGAACTCGCACAAAAACTGAGAATGAAAGATGCGAGTGAAGACTATATTGAACAGCTTTTAAGCTGGTGTGAGTCCTTAGGGTATATTGATGAAAAGCGCTACTGCGAGAGCTTTTTACGCAGACAAATAAATAAAGGCTTAGGTCAAAAACGTGTTTTGGCCGAAGCGACAAATAAAGGGGTTGATCGGGCCCAACTGATGACGCTAATCGAAGAACAAGAAATAGATTGGTTTGAATTAGCGTTAGAGACCTACCAAAGAAAATACGGCTTAGGCGATAAACAACTCGATTATAAAGAAAAAGCCAAACGGGTGAGATATATGATGTACCGTGGATTTGGCTATGAAGAAATTAATTTTGCAATGCAAGCAACAATAGGTGACTGA
- a CDS encoding DUF3087 domain-containing protein: protein MQLQQIDKTRYRKHLNKVIFACIAALTVGSLGIAQLLILLFPDADGSHFHWNLLGVVVTSIVIGLTLKKVKSHPFMFEVAYVWDLKQALNRITRKMMAIKKASKEGDVDAMLAMQFSYSGSKQLWTLDDNTITMEDLSMWQAELDALAREYQVELDITKYDERILTKF from the coding sequence ATGCAGTTACAACAAATTGATAAAACGCGTTATAGAAAACATCTAAATAAAGTGATTTTTGCCTGTATTGCCGCGCTCACAGTGGGCAGTTTAGGGATAGCACAATTGCTTATTTTATTGTTCCCAGATGCAGATGGTAGTCACTTTCATTGGAATTTACTGGGCGTGGTTGTGACTTCAATTGTAATTGGTTTGACTTTAAAAAAGGTCAAGTCGCACCCATTTATGTTTGAAGTTGCGTATGTGTGGGATCTGAAACAAGCACTTAATCGCATCACACGTAAGATGATGGCTATTAAGAAAGCCTCTAAAGAGGGCGATGTTGACGCGATGTTGGCTATGCAGTTCAGTTATTCTGGGTCTAAACAACTTTGGACGCTAGATGACAACACCATCACGATGGAAGACTTGAGTATGTGGCAAGCTGAGTTAGATGCATTGGCGCGTGAATATCAAGTTGAATTGGATATTACTAAATACGATGAGCGCATTTTAACTAAGTTTTAA
- a CDS encoding BPSS1780 family membrane protein produces MSSKINVFSASAGLQWLKQGWNIFKTQPMTFMFMYIFMIVVALIPLVLPPLQLVAAFTAPFLTIGFYLAVISKQQGKTISLADILKPFSIKGRRLNLFRLGLYQMGAVILLTLLADSLFSETFALMQQATENHNHEQLLAEVMSTLSIGNIGIFLLAHAVNLMAFAFALPLVFFKGENRIFKALGQSLKVFQTNMVPLTVFSLVIGVLMLAAMPLSFVPLLVIMPVAYIGFFCSYQAIFPADDASDNSGQGEKQASQSSAINTGRFDA; encoded by the coding sequence ATGTCTTCAAAGATAAATGTTTTTAGTGCTTCTGCGGGTTTGCAGTGGTTAAAGCAAGGTTGGAATATCTTTAAAACCCAGCCTATGACTTTTATGTTTATGTACATCTTTATGATTGTTGTTGCATTGATTCCGTTGGTGCTTCCTCCTCTGCAATTAGTAGCAGCATTTACGGCGCCTTTTTTAACGATCGGCTTTTATTTGGCCGTTATTAGCAAGCAGCAAGGTAAAACCATTAGCCTTGCCGATATACTTAAACCGTTTTCGATCAAAGGCCGTCGCCTAAACTTATTTAGACTTGGCTTATATCAAATGGGCGCAGTAATTTTACTGACACTATTAGCTGACAGTTTATTTTCTGAAACTTTCGCGCTGATGCAGCAGGCAACAGAAAACCACAATCATGAGCAATTATTAGCTGAAGTGATGAGTACCTTGTCGATTGGCAACATTGGTATATTTTTATTAGCTCATGCAGTGAATTTAATGGCCTTCGCTTTTGCGCTACCTTTGGTCTTTTTTAAAGGTGAAAACCGTATTTTTAAGGCGCTGGGGCAATCTTTAAAGGTGTTTCAAACGAATATGGTACCGCTTACTGTATTTAGCTTAGTGATCGGTGTATTAATGCTGGCGGCAATGCCATTAAGCTTTGTGCCTTTACTGGTTATTATGCCGGTGGCTTACATAGGCTTTTTCTGTTCATATCAGGCGATATTTCCTGCTGATGATGCCAGTGACAATAGCGGGCAGGGCGAAAAACAAGCGTCGCAATCAAGCGCAATCAACACAGGCAGATTTGACGCTTAA
- a CDS encoding SelT/SelW/SelH family protein, translating into MKKPTITIHYCVLCQWLLRSGWLAQELLSTFSDDLQQVALAPASKGVFEIYYDDELIWCRKQDGGFPEAKELKRRVRDKLDPSRDLGHIDK; encoded by the coding sequence ATGAAAAAACCGACCATTACCATTCATTACTGTGTTTTATGCCAATGGCTTCTGCGAAGCGGCTGGTTAGCCCAAGAGCTACTCTCAACATTTTCTGATGACTTACAACAGGTAGCACTGGCCCCAGCTTCAAAAGGCGTGTTTGAAATTTACTACGATGACGAGTTAATTTGGTGTCGAAAGCAAGATGGCGGTTTTCCTGAGGCAAAAGAACTAAAACGCCGTGTCAGAGACAAACTCGATCCAAGTCGAGACTTGGGGCACATAGATAAATAG
- a CDS encoding Na+/H+ antiporter NhaC family protein has translation MSWYAILPPLIAILVVFWRKEVIMALLLAVISSEFLLLYTQGQSGLLTFVNSVERVISVATSAGNSRILIFSIVIGALLAYIRESGGVAATVNKLMNIGVAKSKRQVGLLTMFTGTSVFIESNMSVLTSGIVSRGLFDKFKMSRARLAYIIDSTSAPVCILILLNGWGAYVLGLLSNYELEQSAVSILWSSVAFNFYAIIALLIVLYTIVFDKVHGPMKEAELQLEKQSLEIDVGPAASKARFMLIPLLTLIVSMIGFMFWTGNGELASGSGSKSVLYATVLASMVAYLQLIAHKQFTHHQLVDIGFKGMGELLPLVSIVLLSLTLGASLKELGTGQFVASLVGDYLPIYLIVPVLFLTGAVMSFTTGTSWGTFAILIPIGVPLIQALGLPAPLVVGAILSGGIFGDHCSPISDTSAVSALASGCDLLTHVKTQLPYALVGGLLALLSFFVASLIMI, from the coding sequence ATGTCTTGGTATGCAATTTTACCACCGCTCATAGCCATTTTGGTGGTTTTTTGGCGTAAAGAAGTCATCATGGCTTTGCTGTTAGCAGTGATTAGTTCTGAGTTTTTGTTGCTATATACGCAAGGACAGTCTGGGCTACTGACATTTGTTAACAGTGTTGAACGAGTCATTTCAGTGGCAACGTCAGCAGGAAATAGTCGAATTCTGATATTCAGTATCGTGATTGGAGCGCTGCTTGCTTATATTCGAGAATCAGGTGGTGTGGCTGCGACAGTTAATAAATTGATGAATATTGGGGTTGCAAAAAGTAAGCGTCAAGTTGGGTTACTTACCATGTTTACCGGTACTTCGGTGTTTATTGAATCGAATATGAGTGTGCTGACGTCAGGTATTGTTTCACGAGGCTTGTTCGATAAATTTAAAATGAGTCGAGCTCGTTTGGCCTACATTATAGATAGTACCAGTGCGCCTGTGTGTATCTTGATATTATTGAATGGCTGGGGGGCTTATGTGCTCGGACTGTTAAGTAACTATGAGCTTGAGCAGTCAGCAGTGAGCATTCTTTGGAGTTCTGTGGCATTTAACTTTTACGCCATTATTGCTTTATTGATTGTGCTTTACACCATTGTATTTGATAAAGTGCACGGCCCTATGAAAGAAGCCGAGCTACAACTTGAAAAACAAAGCTTAGAAATCGATGTGGGCCCTGCTGCGAGTAAAGCACGGTTTATGTTAATCCCTCTACTGACTTTAATTGTCAGTATGATTGGTTTTATGTTTTGGACTGGTAATGGCGAACTGGCCAGTGGGAGTGGCTCTAAGTCGGTACTTTATGCAACGGTTTTAGCCTCTATGGTTGCTTATTTACAGTTAATTGCGCATAAGCAATTTACCCATCACCAGCTTGTTGATATTGGCTTCAAAGGCATGGGGGAGCTATTACCACTAGTCAGTATTGTTTTGTTGTCTTTGACTTTAGGCGCGAGTTTAAAAGAGCTGGGTACAGGGCAATTTGTTGCTTCTTTAGTTGGTGACTACTTACCTATTTATTTGATTGTGCCAGTCTTATTTTTAACTGGTGCGGTAATGTCATTTACTACGGGGACGTCTTGGGGCACATTCGCTATTCTTATCCCAATTGGTGTACCGCTCATTCAAGCATTGGGCTTGCCTGCTCCGCTGGTGGTTGGGGCGATTTTAAGTGGAGGTATTTTTGGTGATCACTGCTCGCCTATCTCAGACACCAGTGCGGTTTCAGCACTGGCATCAGGATGTGATTTATTGACACATGTGAAAACACAATTACCTTATGCGCTTGTCGGTGGGTTACTTGCATTGTTAAGCTTCTTTGTTGCAAGTCTTATCATGATTTAA
- a CDS encoding GTP cyclohydrolase II produces MAEVRARVKLNVGQHSHIPAEIVSFHGLKDGEEHVALIFNEADKNEVPLIRMHSECLTGDVFHSSRCDCGEQLNECIETMHEQGGIILYLRQEGRGIGLYNKIDAYVLQSQGMNTYEANNHLGFDDDLRDFSDAVLMLQAMGLNHVKLMTNNPRKLNALNNAGIEVDKVVGTHAHIKDGNRHYLEAKVKHGSHMLDMEKVPEKK; encoded by the coding sequence GTGGCAGAAGTAAGAGCGAGAGTGAAGCTGAATGTAGGACAGCACAGTCATATTCCTGCAGAAATTGTATCGTTTCATGGTTTGAAAGATGGTGAAGAGCACGTTGCTTTAATCTTTAATGAAGCTGATAAGAATGAAGTGCCGCTTATTCGTATGCACTCAGAGTGTTTAACGGGAGATGTATTCCATTCTTCGCGTTGTGACTGTGGTGAACAATTAAATGAATGTATCGAAACCATGCATGAGCAAGGTGGTATCATTTTATACTTACGCCAAGAAGGTCGTGGTATTGGCCTTTACAACAAAATCGATGCGTATGTTCTACAGTCGCAAGGTATGAATACCTACGAAGCGAATAACCACTTAGGTTTTGATGATGACTTGCGTGATTTTTCAGACGCTGTTTTGATGCTTCAGGCGATGGGCTTAAATCACGTTAAACTCATGACGAATAATCCACGTAAACTAAATGCGTTAAATAATGCAGGCATTGAAGTTGATAAGGTTGTAGGTACTCACGCACACATTAAAGACGGTAATCGTCATTATTTAGAAGCGAAAGTGAAGCATGGTTCACACATGTTAGATATGGAAAAAGTACCTGAGAAAAAGTAG
- a CDS encoding EAL and GGDEF domain-containing protein, translated as MHRNNIALSFLIVFIAYLCAALLGEAFKVSEAPFSNHLILVDVACLLIAHRFWQGSNHFIFPLLVLSLTFCFWLFSLPLLIIISVAWHLVIVGLVYFLATKIRQYQIKGGGLKQLSLVYMLGAVSFISLAFVLSQGSMYFIAIEPEQGFEHLLQTCSVLFFASQALSENDQHKESYFSKPLMLICAACLMLVPIAWFSLSSFFLLSLLLFIASRLRLGVNQFVTLNILVTVLFSLLLTLSQRVTSLSTLGVSGSVELLVLVFVSLFLLTVLLAHARVQHSFEFSQVMLVTIDEQGKIVHASKGFTDAMQCNFEDLHGRSLSEYMSEENASDLLKCGAQGQSHFYLPEVKLTTFSKTKLSLSLFADVIDDKDKHTQTTISFQDISDKLMLTQALSEEKELLEVTLSSIGDGVICTDKASRITYMNPVAEAVLARLTKEVKGKPFGEVMPLFHEDTLEPIERVTDDCMRQRETLGLPELTCIKNHLGLVFAIQDSISPIYSKSGEIIGSVMVFQDVTESRMMSRKMNHLAHHDSLTGLPNRLLLQDRLAQACKRADRNQHVFAVIFIDLDKFKNINDSLGHDAGDLLLQEVAHRLNRGLRNCDTVARMGGDEFVILVDSIKERAHIHTVIEKVLMTCSGEYELKGIQLNVTLSAGIAVYPDDGTNSEMLMKHADTAMYRAKKIQKSNYQFYNSQLDREVEQRIEREAELVKGLKHGQFEPYFQAIVNAKSFTLEKLEMLARWQTQDKLKGPHEFIGIAEEAGLMNKVTLQLLEKAMTSLVRWITTSVNLQLSVNLTAEQLLDEGFLDDFESLLERYQISPKNIELEITETSLIANLDQMRQSLEVLQDKGFSIAIDDFGTGYSSLTYLKYLKFNTLKIDKKFVDDLNYESEEDDLAVVIINMAKSLGVSTVAEGVEYCEQAKRLADAGCSQLQGYCFAKPMPIDAIGNMVELGTVMSQIHRKMT; from the coding sequence ATGCATCGCAACAACATAGCATTATCATTCCTTATTGTTTTTATCGCTTACTTGTGCGCGGCCTTGTTGGGTGAAGCGTTCAAGGTCTCAGAAGCACCCTTTTCAAATCATTTAATCTTGGTAGATGTCGCTTGCTTGTTGATTGCTCATCGTTTTTGGCAAGGTTCTAATCATTTTATTTTTCCACTCTTGGTACTTTCTCTGACTTTTTGTTTCTGGCTATTTTCACTTCCTTTGTTAATCATTATTAGTGTGGCTTGGCATCTAGTGATCGTTGGGCTGGTTTATTTTCTGGCTACAAAAATTCGTCAATATCAAATTAAGGGGGGTGGACTAAAGCAGCTTTCGCTCGTATACATGCTTGGTGCGGTGTCGTTTATATCTCTAGCTTTCGTTTTGTCTCAAGGAAGTATGTATTTTATCGCCATAGAACCAGAGCAAGGGTTTGAACACTTGTTACAAACCTGTTCAGTATTATTTTTTGCTTCACAGGCCTTGTCTGAAAATGACCAGCATAAGGAAAGTTATTTTTCTAAGCCTTTAATGCTTATTTGTGCTGCTTGTTTAATGCTGGTACCCATTGCTTGGTTTTCGTTAAGTAGTTTTTTCTTACTCAGTTTACTGCTTTTTATTGCGAGCCGATTACGGTTAGGTGTTAATCAATTTGTGACGCTAAATATACTTGTAACAGTATTATTCTCTTTGCTACTAACCCTATCTCAGCGAGTTACCAGCCTGTCAACGTTGGGTGTTAGTGGCAGTGTTGAGCTTCTGGTTTTGGTATTCGTGTCTTTATTTTTATTGACAGTTTTATTGGCGCATGCACGAGTTCAGCATAGCTTTGAATTCAGCCAAGTGATGCTAGTCACTATCGACGAGCAAGGGAAAATCGTTCATGCCAGTAAAGGTTTCACAGACGCGATGCAGTGTAACTTTGAGGATTTACATGGGCGTTCTCTGAGTGAATATATGAGCGAAGAAAATGCCAGTGATTTACTGAAGTGTGGTGCACAAGGTCAGTCACATTTTTACCTTCCTGAAGTTAAGCTAACTACTTTCTCAAAAACTAAACTTTCATTAAGTTTGTTTGCTGATGTTATCGATGATAAAGACAAGCACACTCAGACAACCATTTCATTTCAAGATATTTCTGACAAATTAATGCTCACTCAAGCTCTGTCAGAAGAAAAAGAGTTGTTAGAAGTAACGCTCAGTTCAATAGGTGATGGTGTTATATGTACTGACAAAGCCAGCCGAATTACTTATATGAACCCTGTGGCTGAGGCGGTTCTAGCTAGATTGACTAAAGAAGTAAAGGGTAAGCCTTTTGGTGAAGTCATGCCTTTATTTCATGAAGATACACTTGAGCCAATAGAGCGAGTGACAGATGATTGTATGAGACAGCGTGAAACTTTAGGGTTACCAGAGCTTACATGTATAAAAAATCACTTAGGTTTAGTGTTTGCTATTCAAGACTCCATTTCGCCTATTTATAGTAAATCAGGTGAAATCATTGGCTCTGTGATGGTGTTTCAAGATGTCACAGAATCTAGAATGATGAGTAGAAAAATGAATCATCTAGCCCATCATGACTCTTTAACTGGTTTACCGAACCGTTTATTACTACAAGACAGGCTAGCGCAAGCTTGTAAACGTGCAGATAGAAATCAGCATGTTTTCGCGGTTATCTTTATTGACCTTGATAAATTTAAAAATATCAATGACTCATTGGGTCATGATGCAGGTGATCTGTTACTTCAAGAGGTTGCGCACCGATTAAATCGAGGGTTGAGAAATTGTGACACTGTTGCGCGTATGGGGGGAGATGAGTTTGTTATTTTAGTAGATAGTATCAAAGAGCGTGCACATATTCATACTGTCATAGAAAAGGTACTAATGACTTGCAGTGGAGAATATGAGTTAAAGGGGATCCAGTTGAATGTAACCTTGAGTGCCGGTATTGCAGTTTACCCTGATGATGGTACTAACTCTGAAATGTTGATGAAGCATGCAGATACGGCGATGTATCGTGCAAAAAAAATCCAAAAAAGTAATTATCAATTTTATAATTCTCAATTAGATAGAGAAGTTGAGCAGCGTATTGAGCGAGAAGCTGAGTTAGTTAAGGGCCTGAAGCATGGGCAGTTTGAACCCTATTTTCAAGCTATTGTTAACGCGAAAAGCTTTACTCTTGAAAAACTTGAAATGTTGGCTCGCTGGCAAACTCAAGATAAATTAAAAGGGCCTCATGAGTTTATTGGTATTGCTGAAGAAGCGGGGTTGATGAATAAAGTAACGCTTCAATTGCTAGAGAAGGCTATGACGTCGCTGGTGCGCTGGATCACAACTTCAGTGAATTTGCAGCTCAGTGTAAATTTAACAGCTGAACAGCTACTAGATGAAGGTTTTCTTGATGATTTTGAATCCTTGCTTGAACGTTATCAAATCTCTCCTAAAAATATTGAATTAGAAATTACAGAAACATCCCTGATTGCAAATTTGGACCAAATGCGACAGTCTTTGGAGGTTTTACAAGATAAAGGGTTTAGTATTGCTATTGATGACTTTGGTACTGGTTATTCAAGTTTAACTTACCTAAAGTATTTGAAGTTCAATACTCTAAAAATAGATAAAAAATTTGTTGATGATTTGAACTACGAAAGTGAAGAAGATGACTTAGCCGTGGTGATCATTAACATGGCCAAAAGCTTAGGAGTGAGTACCGTTGCTGAGGGCGTAGAGTATTGTGAACAAGCAAAGCGATTAGCAGATGCTGGTTGTTCACAACTACAAGGATATTGCTTTGCTAAACCAATGCCCATAGATGCCATTGGTAATATGGTTGAATTGGGTACCGTAATGAGCCAAATACACAGAAAAATGACTTAA
- a CDS encoding MurR/RpiR family transcriptional regulator: protein MSSFSKIKALLPQLSASEAKLANFVLDNAQQIRTLSSIELAQAAGVSQSSVIKFSQKLGYKGFPAFKLAIVDDLNLQSLKQLNTNERLPTNNDDPIADLAAKLIQHKTTVLEETLQLNQSEDVNQVISKIKSARKILISGIGSSNLVANDFALKLQQIGLPALSQVDEISASAYLATMHKDDLFIAISSSGDSKSIVTLAEQATRNECCVVSISKYGNNALTEQAELNLFTAFEKEPVEHAGILTRTACTLITDVLFLGLTQSHSRWQKRASLATDNMRAIRHN, encoded by the coding sequence ATGTCATCATTTTCGAAAATAAAAGCATTGTTGCCTCAGCTTTCAGCCAGCGAAGCTAAGCTAGCAAACTTTGTGCTAGACAACGCACAGCAGATCAGAACGCTATCATCTATCGAGCTTGCTCAAGCTGCGGGGGTGAGCCAGTCAAGTGTCATCAAGTTTTCGCAAAAACTTGGCTATAAAGGCTTCCCTGCTTTTAAATTAGCCATTGTTGATGATCTAAACCTACAGAGCTTAAAGCAGCTTAATACGAATGAACGACTACCAACAAATAACGATGACCCTATTGCTGATTTAGCCGCAAAATTGATACAGCATAAAACTACGGTTCTAGAGGAAACACTTCAATTAAACCAAAGTGAAGATGTTAATCAGGTCATTTCCAAAATTAAAAGTGCACGCAAAATTTTGATAAGTGGTATAGGCAGCAGTAACCTCGTTGCAAATGACTTTGCGTTAAAACTGCAACAAATAGGCTTACCTGCATTATCACAAGTTGATGAGATCAGCGCATCCGCTTACTTAGCGACTATGCATAAAGATGACTTATTTATCGCAATCAGCTCATCTGGCGATAGCAAGAGTATTGTAACGTTAGCAGAGCAAGCAACACGAAACGAATGCTGCGTGGTCTCAATTTCTAAATACGGAAACAACGCCCTAACAGAGCAAGCTGAATTAAATCTATTTACTGCGTTCGAAAAAGAACCTGTAGAGCATGCAGGCATACTGACTCGTACGGCGTGTACACTCATTACTGACGTACTATTTTTAGGTTTAACGCAATCTCATAGTCGTTGGCAAAAGCGCGCAAGCCTTGCCACTGACAATATGCGCGCTATCCGCCACAACTAG